DNA from Bacillota bacterium:
TTATGCTCTGCCTGCTCCTGGCCGGCTGCGGCGCGGGGCGGCAAAGCACCGGGCAGGAGCCTAAAGACCAGTCTCCTGCGCAAGAAAAGGCCGTTCAGCCGGTTAAAGAAGGGTCGGTGACCGAATTGTTCGCAAAAGGTCAACAGGTCAGGGGGATGTCCTATGAGTACGTCTTGACCACCGCCTCAGGAGAGATGAAAGGCAAAGTATGGCTGCAGGACAACCGGATCAAGACGGACGCGGCCGTTGCCGGGCAACGGATGATCAGCTTTTTTAACGGAGAAACGAACACCATCACTACCTATTACCCCGACCAGAACAAAGCGGTGAAGCTTACTGCCGACAGGCAGCCGAAAACGGTTTTGACCCCCAAAGAATACATGGGCGGTGTTGATTCGGCCAGGGCAAAGTTGCTGGAAAAAACCGTCTATGATGGGGCAAGCTGCCGGGTGGTGCTGATCCCGGGTGCAGACGGCAAAGAAGAGGTGCGCATGTGGGTGCGCGAAGACTACGGCATTCCCGTGCGGGTGGAGGTCACTTCTGCCGCCGGCGAAAAAACGGTGATGGAGTATAAAAATTTGCGGGTGGGCCCCCTGCCGCCGGATACTTTTGCGCTGCCACCGGGTGTGGAAGTAACCGATCTGAACAAGATGCTGGAGCAGCTTCCCTCCGGACCCGGGGGGCCAGTGAGGCAGCTTAAGGGTTCAAGCGCGGCGTTAACCCGGCAACCGCCCTGGAAAAAAAATCAAGGAGGTAAATGGACGGGGGGACCTTTGGACGGCGTTTTATTAAGTTAAACTGTAAGGTTTGAGTGAGGGGCTTTTTTCTGACAAATGAAGTATGCGGCAGCCAGCAAGGTGAGTAAAAGGTGGCTGGAAAGGACTAATAAAAACAGTTTTGAGAGGAGGATGTCTAAATGCCATTCAGGTCAATGTGGAAAGCATTTTTCCTGATGGTTGTTTTCCTGGGGGCGGTTTCCCTGGCCGCCTTATTCGGGTTCGGGCCGCCAGCCGATGCCGCCACCTCAGGAGACGCGTCTATTACCATCGTCTATCCCAACGGCAACGAAGTCTGGGAAATGGGATCGCAGCAGACCATCAGGTGGACGTACACCGGCAACCCGGGCAGCGAAGTGCAGATCGAGCTTCGGGACGGTTATAGCGAGCCGGGATACAGCGGCGGGAAGGTCTATACAGTTGGCAGGGCTCCCCTGGGCCAGAATGGAGCGGGCAGCTACACCTTCACTGTTCCCCAGAACCTGCGCCCGGCGTGCACTTACCAGGTGGTAATAAGTGTTGGCGGCCGTATTGATCGAAGCGACGATGATTTCAAAATCCTTCCCCCCGGCGGCCGGCCGCCTATCACCCTTTTATCTCCCAACGGCGGCGAAGTCTGGGCACCCGGGTCCACGCAGACCATCAGCTGGCGGTATACCGATGAACTCGCCGGGAAGACCGATAGCGTGGATATCTACTATTTCAAAACTACTAATAACTACTATAATAAACTGGGTTCGGCTCCCCTCGGCCAGAACGGGACGGGCAGCTACACGTGGGAAATATCGACAAAGTCCGGCCCCGGGAAGTCCCCCGGCAGCGATTACAAGATAGCGGTGGTTGCCCATAACCAGAGATTCATCCGGGATACCAGCGATTCCTACTTAACTATCGGTTTCGCTCCGCCCCCGCAGCAGGAACCGCCTGCCCAGCCCCCGGTAGAACCCCAGCCGCCGGCCGAGCAGCAGCAGCCGCCCGTCCAGCCACAGCCTCCGCAACCC
Protein-coding regions in this window:
- a CDS encoding Ser-Thr-rich GPI-anchored membrane family protein, yielding MPFRSMWKAFFLMVVFLGAVSLAALFGFGPPADAATSGDASITIVYPNGNEVWEMGSQQTIRWTYTGNPGSEVQIELRDGYSEPGYSGGKVYTVGRAPLGQNGAGSYTFTVPQNLRPACTYQVVISVGGRIDRSDDDFKILPPGGRPPITLLSPNGGEVWAPGSTQTISWRYTDELAGKTDSVDIYYFKTTNNYYNKLGSAPLGQNGTGSYTWEISTKSGPGKSPGSDYKIAVVAHNQRFIRDTSDSYLTIGFAPPPQQEPPAQPPVEPQPPAEQQQPPVQPQPPQPAGQVLINDPSFVTLTAVPNPFGQADIAYNLQVKANNPACPVEVSYLLLNPNGTPQNPSTGLEVHPSGEFESTWGSASQYFYHT